The Micromonospora sp. NBC_01740 genome includes a window with the following:
- a CDS encoding sigma-70 family RNA polymerase sigma factor, which yields MSEPLEESAVTALALAVGRGDRSAADPLVRSTQRDVWRFLVYLVGYADAEDLTQETFVRALGSAHQFTGRHHARSWLLAIARHVAADHFRAAASRPRIVSDQDWQATAERSAAHHLPGPDDTVALNLAVRTLPAARRAAFVLTQVVGLGYAEAAALCGCPVGTIRSRVARARRDLVSVLAPAPRRRPALPR from the coding sequence ATGTCGGAGCCACTGGAAGAAAGCGCGGTCACGGCTCTGGCCCTGGCCGTCGGGCGCGGCGACCGTTCCGCGGCGGATCCTCTCGTCCGCAGCACGCAGCGTGACGTCTGGCGATTCCTGGTCTACCTGGTCGGGTACGCCGACGCCGAGGACCTGACGCAGGAGACGTTCGTCCGCGCGCTGGGCAGCGCGCACCAGTTCACCGGGCGCCACCACGCACGGTCCTGGCTGCTGGCCATCGCGCGGCACGTGGCCGCAGACCACTTCCGCGCCGCCGCGAGCCGGCCCCGGATCGTGTCCGACCAGGACTGGCAGGCCACCGCGGAGCGTTCCGCAGCCCACCACCTGCCCGGCCCGGACGACACGGTCGCGCTCAACCTCGCGGTACGCACGCTGCCCGCGGCCCGCCGTGCCGCGTTCGTGCTCACCCAGGTCGTCGGCCTCGGCTACGCGGAGGCGGCCGCACTGTGCGGCTGTCCCGTCGGCACGATCCGCTCCCGCGTCGCGCGGGCCCGCCGCGACCTCGTGTCGGTCCTGGCACCGGCCCCTCGGCGGCGTCCGGCGCTGCCCCGGTAG
- a CDS encoding SagB family peptide dehydrogenase, translating to MPSDADTSRPGPSLSLWSFRDDVTIETAEDGSLTILTRWGDVPVGRPAPAVEEVLHRMTYGPVALGNVAGLDGRALRSVLDRLPGRIVRSLGSRDSPVPLLSVQPVSPLGVFELPEVAEDQPVRLSRFAFAHQRDGELVLESPLSHHRVVLHRPQVSLVLGALPRATTVVEVARRVGLALPGVADIVAYLVGTGMVVVGEAGTSRFHEDSDPTLAMWSPYDLLFHSRSRLGTHDDPAGATFRHLATLPPPAAVKPAPAGPRIPMYRPPVSVPHGMTLTEAVDRRRSTRAFAEAAPSTRELGELLFHAARVRMQTVATAPDNVRYTVTRRPYPSAGSLYELELYLTVDRCPDLRRGIYHYSPVEHALTLVNASPADIDEMLVNARVSVGDRRPPPVLITMTARVGRLSWVYDSISYATTLKHVGMLQQTLCLVATMLGLATCALTMGDARVSASAFGLDWPAEVGVGEFAIGLPENDMSCNDEYLGVHGM from the coding sequence TTGCCATCCGACGCCGACACGTCCCGCCCCGGACCGAGCCTGTCGCTGTGGTCCTTCCGGGACGACGTGACCATCGAGACGGCTGAGGACGGCAGTCTGACCATCCTCACCCGCTGGGGCGACGTCCCGGTGGGCCGCCCCGCGCCCGCCGTCGAGGAGGTCCTGCACCGCATGACCTACGGGCCGGTCGCGCTCGGCAACGTCGCCGGGCTGGACGGGCGCGCCCTCCGGTCGGTCCTCGACCGGCTGCCCGGCCGGATAGTCCGCTCGCTCGGCTCGCGGGACTCGCCGGTGCCGCTGCTGTCCGTCCAGCCGGTGTCCCCGCTGGGGGTGTTCGAGCTGCCGGAGGTGGCCGAGGACCAACCGGTCAGGCTGTCCCGTTTCGCGTTCGCCCACCAGCGGGACGGCGAGCTGGTGCTCGAGTCCCCGCTGTCGCACCACCGGGTGGTGCTGCACCGGCCGCAGGTGTCGCTGGTGCTCGGCGCGCTCCCCCGCGCGACCACCGTCGTCGAGGTGGCGCGGCGGGTCGGCCTGGCGCTGCCCGGGGTGGCCGACATCGTCGCCTACCTGGTCGGCACGGGCATGGTCGTCGTCGGTGAGGCCGGCACGTCGCGGTTCCACGAGGACTCCGACCCCACGCTGGCGATGTGGTCGCCGTACGACCTGCTGTTCCACTCGCGCAGCAGGCTCGGCACGCACGACGACCCCGCCGGCGCGACGTTCCGTCACCTCGCGACCCTGCCGCCCCCGGCCGCCGTCAAGCCGGCGCCCGCCGGGCCGCGGATCCCGATGTACCGGCCGCCCGTCTCGGTTCCGCACGGGATGACGCTCACCGAGGCCGTCGACCGGCGCCGGTCCACCCGCGCGTTCGCCGAGGCGGCGCCGTCGACCCGCGAACTCGGGGAACTGCTGTTCCACGCGGCGCGGGTCCGGATGCAGACGGTGGCCACGGCTCCCGACAACGTGCGGTACACGGTGACGCGACGGCCGTATCCCAGCGCGGGTTCGCTGTACGAGCTGGAGTTGTACCTGACGGTGGACCGCTGCCCGGACCTGCGGCGCGGGATCTACCACTACAGCCCGGTCGAGCACGCGCTGACCCTCGTCAACGCCAGTCCGGCGGACATCGACGAGATGCTCGTCAACGCCCGGGTGTCCGTCGGGGACCGGCGGCCCCCGCCGGTGCTGATCACCATGACCGCGCGGGTGGGCAGGCTCTCCTGGGTGTACGACAGCATCTCCTACGCCACCACCCTGAAGCACGTCGGCATGCTCCAGCAGACGCTCTGCCTCGTCGCCACGATGCTCGGGCTCGCCACGTGCGCCCTGACCATGGGCGACGCCAGGGTTTCCGCATCGGCGTTCGGGCTCGACTGGCCGGCGGAGGTCGGGGTCGGCGAATTCGCCATCGGACTACCCGAAAACGACATGTCCTGTAACGACGAGTACCTGGGCGTGCACGGAATGTGA
- a CDS encoding response regulator transcription factor, with protein MLLAEDMHMVRDALVALLNLEPDIEVVAAVASGTEILPMARRFRPDVAVIDIDLPGKDGLSAIADIQAHLPEIRTLVLTALGRPGTLRRALSAKATGFLLKDAPTEQLVDAIRSVAAGRRVVDSQLAMSAWDSAECPLTARETEVLRLTAEGLQAVDIAAQMFLSVGTVRNYLTTIVNKLSARNRVDAIRVAREAGWL; from the coding sequence GTGTTGTTGGCCGAGGACATGCACATGGTCCGCGATGCGCTGGTCGCGTTGCTCAACCTGGAGCCGGACATCGAGGTCGTCGCCGCGGTCGCCTCGGGCACGGAGATCCTCCCCATGGCGCGGCGGTTCCGGCCCGACGTCGCCGTGATCGACATCGACCTGCCGGGCAAGGACGGGCTCTCCGCCATCGCCGACATCCAGGCCCACCTGCCGGAGATCCGCACCCTGGTCCTGACCGCGCTCGGCCGACCGGGCACCCTGCGCCGGGCGTTGTCCGCGAAGGCGACCGGCTTCCTGCTGAAGGACGCCCCGACCGAGCAGCTGGTCGACGCCATCCGCAGCGTCGCCGCCGGTCGCCGGGTCGTCGACAGCCAACTCGCGATGTCCGCCTGGGACAGCGCCGAGTGCCCCCTCACGGCGCGCGAGACCGAAGTCCTCCGCCTCACGGCGGAGGGACTCCAGGCCGTCGACATCGCGGCACAGATGTTCCTGTCAGTCGGCACCGTCCGCAACTACCTGACCACGATCGTCAACAAGCTCTCCGCGCGCAACCGCGTCGACGCCATCCGGGTCGCCCGGGAGGCCGGCTGGTTGTGA
- a CDS encoding histidine kinase, which produces MGVVTAVFASISLIGFIHVMFLPVGPVAIALSFTCIAVLMAMQLLWYGRDNGRLRTPLGYGVLATQAALVYLPILTFGQAWVGMPGFLAGSVLLVLRAVTAWVTFVLIVASMAVAQWIFTRAPIDMLYTAISTVTTGLVVYGLSRLTALVVEVQESRAEIARMAVLRERLRFARDLHDLLGYSLSAISLKIELVHRLMEKSPQEASDQLLEILEISRVALSDARTVASGYRELSLEEECRSAVSVLSAADIQVRLDSDHLDLPVQVSTVLATVLREGVTNILRHSKAKRCDITIRQTQDDAWIEIVNDDLAVGPPRDPGSGRNGLRNLCVRAEEIGGSLTVDQQPDQFRLCARVPLRLERHGASRSQPAGLPGDPDGVDAVARGELVDDRGQVVADGAD; this is translated from the coding sequence ATGGGCGTCGTCACCGCCGTCTTCGCAAGCATCAGCCTCATCGGCTTCATCCACGTCATGTTCCTGCCGGTCGGTCCGGTGGCCATCGCGCTGTCGTTCACGTGCATCGCCGTCCTGATGGCGATGCAGTTGCTGTGGTACGGCCGGGACAACGGACGCCTGCGCACGCCGCTGGGCTACGGCGTCCTCGCCACCCAGGCCGCGCTGGTCTATCTGCCGATCCTGACCTTCGGGCAGGCGTGGGTCGGCATGCCGGGCTTCCTGGCCGGCAGCGTGCTGCTCGTGCTGCGGGCGGTCACGGCGTGGGTGACCTTCGTCCTCATCGTCGCCTCGATGGCCGTCGCACAGTGGATCTTCACCCGTGCGCCGATCGACATGCTCTACACCGCGATCTCCACCGTCACGACGGGGCTCGTGGTGTACGGGTTGTCCCGGCTGACCGCCCTCGTCGTCGAGGTGCAGGAGAGCCGTGCGGAGATCGCCCGCATGGCGGTGCTGCGGGAGCGGCTGCGGTTCGCCCGCGACCTGCACGACCTGCTCGGCTACAGCCTGTCCGCCATCTCGCTCAAGATCGAGCTGGTGCACCGGCTGATGGAGAAGTCGCCGCAGGAGGCGAGCGACCAGCTGCTGGAGATCCTGGAGATATCGCGGGTCGCCCTCTCCGACGCGCGGACCGTCGCCAGTGGCTACCGCGAACTGTCGCTGGAGGAGGAGTGCCGGTCCGCCGTGTCCGTGCTGTCCGCCGCGGACATCCAGGTGCGGCTGGACAGCGACCACCTGGACCTGCCGGTCCAGGTGAGCACGGTGCTCGCCACGGTGCTGCGGGAGGGGGTGACCAACATCCTGCGGCACAGCAAGGCCAAGCGCTGCGACATCACCATCCGGCAGACGCAGGACGACGCCTGGATCGAGATCGTGAACGACGACCTGGCCGTCGGGCCGCCCAGGGACCCGGGCAGCGGGCGGAACGGGCTGCGCAACCTGTGCGTACGCGCCGAGGAGATCGGCGGCTCGCTGACGGTCGACCAGCAGCCGGACCAGTTCCGGCTCTGCGCCCGGGTGCCCCTGCGGCTGGAGCGCCACGGGGCGTCCCGGTCACAACCAGCCGGCCTCCCGGGCGACCCGGATGGCGTCGACGCGGTTGCGCGCGGAGAGCTTGTTGACGATCGTGGTCAGGTAGTTGCGGACGGTGCCGACTGA